From a region of the Malania oleifera isolate guangnan ecotype guangnan chromosome 12, ASM2987363v1, whole genome shotgun sequence genome:
- the LOC131143808 gene encoding presenilin-like protein At1g08700, with amino-acid sequence MDGSILSSIGIEIIGVMSPVSLCMLLVVLLVYALSAPSSSLLGAPIRTAANLVYLENPSDSATQKLEGSLLNALVFVILVALVTFLLFLLYYYNFTNFLKNYMRFSAFFVLGSMGGAIFLSVIQHYSIPIDSITCSVLLFNFTVVGVISVFGGGVPIFLRQVYMVLLAIIVAAWFTKLPEWTTWSLLVGLAVYDLVAVLAPGGPLKILVELAMSRGEDLPGLVYEARPTVSRDSQARGAVMGPLVFGVSDSGSVELQQVSRNSEDRNEIAVAVGTRNTSHQTAVVVEAEVGNDQTDDSESVRDEDETSPLVGNLWERHSSSGSSEYSTVVVPANPGRGTGGRNSEIVVDEETSPLVEMLGVGDQREHNRRDGLETSMTAGRGIKLGLGDFVFYSVLVGRAAMYDLMTVYACYLAIISGLGCTLILLSVHRQALPALPISITLGIAFYFLTRLLMEPFVVGASTNLMMF; translated from the coding sequence ATGGACGGCAGCATCCTCTCATCAATCGGGATCGAAATCATCGGCGTAATGTCCCCAGTTTCCCTCTGCATGCTCCTGGTCGTCCTCTTGGTCTATGCCCTCTCTGCGCCGTCCTCCTCCTTATTGGGCGCCCCCATCCGCACCGCCGCCAATCTTGTCTACCTCGAAAACCCCTCCGACTCTGCGACGCAGAAGCTCGAAGGTTCCTTGCTCAATGCCCTCGTCTTCGTCATCCTTGTTGCCCTCGTTACCTTCCTCCTTTTCCTCCTTTACTACTACAACTTCACCAATTTCTTGAAGAACTACATGCGATTTTCTGCATTTTTCGTGCTCGGTTCGATGGGCGGAGCGATCTTTCTCTCTGTAATTCAGCATTACTCCATACCCATTGACTCAATTACTTGTTCTGTGTTGCTTTTCAATTTCACTGTTGTGGGTGTTATCTCGGTATTTGGGGGAGGGGTTCCCATATTTTTGCGCCAAGTATACATGGTTCTTCTGGCGATAATTGTGGCCGCTTGGTTTACGAAGTTGCCTGAGTGGACTACTTGGTCTTTGCTTGTGGGATTAGCTGTGTATGATTTGGTTGCCGTCTTGGCGCCTGGCGGCCCGCTCAAGATTCTGGTTGAGCTGGCTATGAGTCGGGGTGAGGATCTTCCAGGTCTGGTTTACGAGGCTCGGCCGACGGTTTCTCGAGATTCTCAAGCGCGAGGGGCTGTTATGGGTCCTTTGGTTTTTGGGGTGTCGGATTCTGGGTCTGTTGAGCTTCAGCAAGTTTCGAGGAACAGTGAGGACAGGAATGAGATTGCAGTTGCGGTGGGAACTCGCAACACGTCCCACCAAACTGCGGTTGTGGTTGAAGCTGAGGTTGGAAATGATCAAACGGATGATAGTGAGAGCGTCAGAGATGAAGATGAAACATCCCCATTAGTAGGTAATTTGTGGGAAAGGCATTCTTCGAGTGGAAGTTCAGAGTACTCCACGGTCGTTGTTCCTGCAAATCCAGGCAGGGGAACTGGTGGCCGGAACTCTGAAATTGTTGTTGATGAGGAAACGTCTCCTCTTGTTGAAATGTTGGGCGTGGGAGATCAGAGAGAACATAATAGAAGGGATGGTCTGGAAACCTCTATGACAGCAGGGCGAGGTATAAAACTTGGTCTTGGGGACTTTGTTTTCTACAGTGTTCTTGTGGGTAGAGCTGCAATGTATGATCTTATGACCGTATATGCTTGTTACCTTGCAATTATATCTGGACTCGGGTGCACACTTATTTTGTTGTCTGTGCACCGTCAAGCTCTGCCTGCTCTTCCTATTTCTATCACATTGGGCATCGCCTTTTATTTCTTGACTCGGTTATTAATGGAACCATTCGTTGTTGGGGCATCCACAAATTTGATGATGTTTTGA